GACATTTTGGTTTTGACATTTGACAGTCTTGAAAGTCATTACTTGTTCCATTTAACAAATCTGAAGAatccgtctctctctctctctctctctctctctctctctctgtgcaGGTTTATGTCATCAATGTTACTAGAAGTTGCCCGTGAACACAACTCTGTTGTCGCAGTTGTTGGTAAGGGTCACCTGCCAGGAATCAAGAAGAACTGGAAGCAACCTATTGAGGTAACAAGCATTTATTCATAGTGACAATATTAGTAAGACTTGAATGTGCCCTGTTGTGCATTGAGAAATATATGAATTTGCTTTCCTATTCGTTTTCTAAGACTTAACTTCTGGAAGGAACATAGTTTACTGATTCGCTGCCACAGGTTAAGGAACTGCTATCAATACCCTCGCGCAAGCCTGTCATTACTGTTGCGAAAGTTTTGACAACCATTGGAGCTGCAGTTGCAGGAGTGACCATAATATCTTGCATCTATGTTTCAAGCAAGAAATAATCATGAGAGATGTCTCAGATATATGTGTCTTGGCTTCCAATTTAGACATCACCGAGGCTAATCTATTGCGACTTTCAGCATCTGAGGTGGCCGTACATTGCTGCTGCTCTTCTACATTTTCAGCAGTTGAGGGTCATTACATTGAGGAAAGGGAAATTGTCATCTTGCAAAATTTCCTGTGGACACCAGAGGAAGCTTTTCTAAATTCTAAAAAATTGCATGCAGAGCGATAATAAGAAGTAATTTTCCCATAGCCCTTAACTTGTTCAATTCACATCTTTTATGATCATCCCCCCTTTCTCTCCAAATTTCACTTGATCTCGCTGTTTCTGTCTTCCGAAAATGGTGCATTGGCTCCTCAGCTTGTTCTCTAATTTGATATATTTAGCCTGTCGTTTTGTTATGCAGCAGAATCTTGGTCATATAACAGAGCAACataaattgaacacaaatttAAATAGTTGCATTCCTATACAATGGACTTTTGACTGTTCAACATATTGTGAGGCCCATATATTGGGCAGATATATCAAACCCCCTGTCCCCTAATTTCCAGTTGTAGTTTTCTTCAAACGCATTAGCACATTAGACAGCTTTCTCGAGTTTTGGGTGCAGAATTGGCCTTCCAATTTGGCTGAGTTGAAGTCGAACATTATGATAAACTAGCAATAGAGATAATCTGATATCAGGAGCAACCCTCTTTTCTTTTGGGTTTTTGGCTGGGGATTTGAAGTCAGTAGTAGCTAGTTTAACCTGAGGTGCATGTCTTTTTTCCTAGTACTTCATTAGGTCCATATTGGCAGGAATTGCTTGATTGCTTTGTTTATTTGGCCCAGATTGTCGCAAAATTGTGTTATTAGCTACCAGTAGGGAATTATCAGTAGAGTAGTTTTTGATTTACTGTTGTTATTGACAAGATTTATTTGAGATACTATAGTTGGCGCCAGGGGCGGCCcttccataaagcaagtaaagcaaCTGCTTTAGGTCCCATATTTGTGGGGGTTCCATTTTTTATTACTTCTACTAAGTtatgtataagtttaaaaaaaggTTCTGTgaagtgaaaaaaaaataatttctttctttaacaagaATAGAGAAGAAGGATTTACAACTGCTATGATTTTTGCCACGAAAATTACACTTGAAATTAATATCGAACCCGAATTTTGTAAGAAATGTATGATATATAGAAACAATTTGATGAGAATGTtgataataaaatctcaaaatctttcgaagagtCCTTTGGAATTGATTACTTTATACATAGTAGACAAGACTatttttttttcacttcaaaatagatttgatcatttcaaagcatatgaaaatatttttgcttttctatttagcggtaaaaattaaaatcactagatgatggaaatttggaaaaatattgccttgatcttgaatgttccttaaagcataataatcaatttgatattgatgatttagatttattttcggaattaaaaatattaagaaaatagtacaattagaagataacagttTAATTGATACATTCGGTgaaataaaaagatttgattattttttcaaTGCCTATATTACTtatggaataatgttaataactcttGTTACCGTCGCTTCAGCGAAaagaaattttcaaaattaaaattgataaattcTTACCTAAGAAAAACAATGTCTCAAGAAATGTTAATTAAGAAAGACTTATTAGGAtttattgattataagaaaattattactAATAACTTTGTATCTAGGAAACGCTAGagaaatagacttcaaataaataaataaataattttttttttaaaaaaagttaagTATATAGATAAATTTGGTTGGCGCAAGTGGAAAATGTAAAGCTTGCGTTCCCAGGATTTGCAATGTCACTGGTATATAGATCCATTTGTTAGGCAGTAGACTGCACTGCCACACTGGAggttttttttctcctttttttttgtgtttttgtttttgcCTTTGTGGTTGATGCTTCTTTTTAAACCTTAGACTATCCCAAACTCATTCTTCCTCATTCATTTTTTGGCATCAGTTAGGCCCTTAATTATTTTTCATGTAGAATTTTGTTTGCTAACCTAGTACCGTCACATTTGTTCCAATATTATATATGCctaaaaaccttttttttttaattttctaaatAAGATTTATTTACTCTATAGATAAGTCCATAATAtagagtaaaaagaaaaaaatataatatatcaaGAAAGgataaaataggtatttgaccACCGAAAATTTGAGAAATCTGGTTGAGTTTAATACTAAAAGAGATAAGAGTTAATAATTTAGAGgataaaataggtatttgactACCGAAAGTTTAAAAAGTCTATTTGAGTGACCTTTTAAGTGTTATAGAAATAGTTAAGTGATTTTTCTgctataaataaaagaaatattgtATGACTTTATTAGGTAATTTGAGATAGTGGAGTGATTATTTGAGTAATGGAATATCTTTGTTGTCGAATTTGCTAAAGTTAAGAATGGCGTCTACACTTTAGCACAATTGTCAATAAGTCCTCACATGAGATGCTTGACAAAGTGAGTATTTCTCCATATTTTTTGGATTTGGCCAAGGAGGGTGAGAGGAAATTACAAGTTGAATCATTGACTCTtatcaaatatttaaaataatacttCCTTCTATAACGAATTGTACTTTATCtttatatatttagaaataatttaattttaaaagattaTGTTTATACTTAATGAAATGATCATTAATTTATAGTCACAAATTTTTAGAACTTATTTTAGTCTGGccacaagttcaaaaatcttcTTTCTTTTCGTCAAACTTTATGAGATGGAAggagtaataattataataaataaataaatacataaataaagATTATGCTACAAGAAACTGGATTGATTTTCCATTTTCCTCTCACCCTCACCCAAAAGCAAGGAGAAAAACTTCTTTCGACAAGCAACTCGTGGGAACATACTGACAATGGTGCTAATAGAGTAAAcgccatttttttttgttttatttggtTTCCATCCGATGTTCAGTATTCGCATAGGGATGTTGATTGATTTGTTTTTTGCTCCATCAAAGAGAAATCGTTCCTTATCAAGATTTTTTCAGTCGTAAAACACGAATCCGTAAAATTTTTGGTTAACAATGAAGGAGTTCTATCATATTTATCGCACCATAATCCTTAGTGGTGAGTATACGCCATTCTTAACTTCAGGTAATTCGTTAATAAAGAGCATGCGGCTGGTCGTCTCTTCAGCTTATTCTATatcaaatatatttatatatagccttttaggaaaaagaaaaatctcAGCAACAACAACTGAATATTGAAACAACTAATTAAGTTTGGCGCATGCTTTAAACAATGACTTTTTATTTGGAAAATTAAATCTAATACGTTCATAATAATGGTGCATACGAGGTCTAAGGCCTTCCAATCATAGGTGATAATACCTGCTATACATGGCTGCCAAACTCATACATGTGCTACGACATTGTTTACAATGGCTGTTTTATGGGTTCAATGATTAAGattaatttttagtatttttagtattgaacccattgtatttttttaaattatgggTTCAAATGTTCTATTTATTgcctattttttatattattttatatataattaaactcatattccGCATCGAAAATATTAGATTCATATGAACTTGATGCAACAATACTATTTCTGCCTCTGCATTGAAATGCATGCTAAATAAACACAGTTGATGCAGTTCtgctaattgttttttttttatcaaaatctacTCACTGAGATAACGTATTTGATATGAACAGCAAAAAGTGGATGTcgaaatagtaaaaataaattcgAAGTCAAAGCTAattaagaaaaaaacaaaagtttttttgttttcaaaattggAACCTAATCAAAATATTCACCAGAAATTAGGCAGAAACCACCAATTTATTGGTACCTAATCTCTCGTAATCCTAAAACCATAAAGTACAACAAATAGACTTAGTCACTATCCACAACAGTAGAGAAATAAGTTATAGTATGAAATTAGTTACTagcattaattaattaaattttagatatttttttaaccATAATAAAAAGTTGATGTACGACAATACATATAATTGTCAATATTAACTATAAGTCTTGTTTGgtaacataaaaaataatgtaaatAGCATGTGATAACAGATTAACAACAATGGTAGCATACCGTTTTTTATACTATcaatatatataagttaaatactTTAAGAATTTATAACTTATGATCGTCACGAAGTATCACTTTGGTGTGTCataattaggggtgtacatgggtCGGGTTGATtcgaatttttcaattaccaaaccaaaccaattgtctcggatttttaaatttataaaccaaaccaaaccaacaaaaatcGGGTTGTCCAGTCACAGGTTTTTTCGGGTTTTCCAACAAAATTTTCATagcataaaatttataatttgttcTCTAATATTTCTTAGATCCTAGTAGGATAAAACTATATAAGATGTtacccaataaaataatataaaataatgtgAGACGAGTCATAATTATACTAAAATACTTAACAAATCGCATAAGATAAATATGGTGTTAGAGctaagtattaattacatgacgaAATAGTGTTAAAAGTGAGTTATGCATTTTCACTATCTAAATCAAtacgaaattaaaaaaaaatatccaagcttgaaataatacattaaaagaaaattattgttatgtataaaatattttaaaacttgtatgtatgtaatgtcgggtttgtttagtttcggtttgacttttcttttagttaaaaccaaaccaaaccaattatggtcgaattttttttctaacaccaaaccaaatcaaaccaaactatagtcggatttttttttctcggcttgactcggattatcggtttgatgcggtttgtcgctttcctttgtacacccctagtcaTAATGATTATGTGTTAGTACATAGTTATTTAATTACCATTTAAACTTATTATTTTGGCATTGCTTGTTGAGTCGATCATTTCAATTATTTGGGGGGTGAAAATCGTTTACACCaactttgctttcaaaaccaAATTCCTCCAGCAACTTTAAACACATTATTCTTTTCTATTCAATGCAATATTTAATTTGCCTTTTGAtatttttaatttcatttatgtaataccttaTTATATTATATATGAAATTTTATTTACTGCAAAATCTGTCAGTTTTTTATGATCATTAGTTTAATATTACGTGCATTATGCAGGAATATATATCATATATGAGAGGAAAATATCTACCGCTCAAAGTTGGAGGCGTAAGTGATTTTCACTCAATGTTTGGGTGCAAAAGTATTTATAGAAAGCAAGATTAATTAACTCTTGATTAGAATAACATTCGTGGAAACATATTAACTGCCCTATCCTGCAATTGGCTGTTATGGACATAAACATCCAATTAAGGGCTTGCTTTGGGCTGAAAATGTGGTGAAAGAACCTCTAGGACTTTGGGGTttccatatttattttgttttctacCCGTGTTCGGTATCCGTATTAGGGCCCGACTAAATCCGGATTCACACGGAAAGTCCCACATTTGattggggggaggggaggggggttAAAGTGCTTCCAGAAGGATGTGACTCCATACCAGAGCTCGAGCTTGAGACCTCTAGTTaaggataaaaaaatatttatcactCCACCAATCTTTTTTGGTAAATTGAATTTCATTTACTCAAAGAACAATAATGAAGAAGACCAGGAATATCGTGTTTACATGTTTCGTAGATACTCCTAAACTTCGTCTAAagtattttaaattttaagtcaTCAACGTGTTCACACAGAGGAAAGAGAGACTAAACAAGACCAAGGTCTAAAGTCAACTTTGTCACATTTAAGACATTTTGTGGTTTACATTAAGTTAATTATTAATAAAAGTCGTCGAGGAACAAGAATTTATCTTATGTACATTGACCGTATGTATAattttacaatatgagtttaagttgacttaCAATAATTACGTGACCGTTCTCAACTTGAAGCTGTAGGTTATGGAAACAGTACCATCTTGGTTTTATTATCAAGAAAAAACCATACAGTTACAAAAACAGTAAGGAAtagatacaaaaaaaaaacatgataCATGTACCTCAAATCATTCACACCGTCACACAACACACATAAATACAAAACACAAAATGATTGAAACTAATTAAGAGTCCTTTGGACTATTAATTTACAAGTGCACATTGCTTTCTAATTTCACCATTAGAACCTGTCTTCGCTTCAATTCTCCCCATTTTTTCCATGGCTTGAGCAAATTCAGCATAGAACTCTTTGAGTGATCCTTGGACAAGTTGGTTGATGTATGCTTTTGTCGTAGAACTCGTCGTTAAGGCTGCATCAGATTGGAACAAACCTCTCCTCTTGAGCAAAAGCTTGAAGTAGCTAAGATCAAATGTCCTAAAACTACCAGGGTCCATCTCGACTATTGTGGTATTATCATTAACGgatttgcattttttggccttAAGATTGGCCACGTATTCACTGTCCAAAGATGGATCTTGAGTACCAAAAGTTCCAGTGAAATTGTACAGACGTGAGGAAAATGATGGGCAATGAGAAACTCCAATAGTGTGAGCACCTGAAACATGTtaaaatatagtaaataaaagtCGGCTAACTTTTCAATGAGATGGCCACGCAATTCATCATGATATCAGAGACAGAGATCCCGAGGTCAAGTCTATATTAATAAAGCCTATATATATAAATGTGGACTAGAAAAATTAAttgagtatatatatattttttgagttACCAGACAATAGGACCAAGTCCTTTAGATCAAGTCCTTTCTTGGCAAAAGATGACTGAAGTCTGGTGAAGTTACTAGTTGGAGCTGGAATGTCTGCTAAGGCTTCTGATGCATTTGATATTCTTCCATCTCTTCTACCCGTTGGAACATTCCAATATGGACCTCCCTATTAATATGCCAAGAAAAGGATTAATCAGAATAGAAAATGGTGCTAGAATTTGAGAAttatttattcaatattttgCTTACTGTTACAACTACAGAGTCCCTAGCAACCAAGGCAACAATATCAGCACAAGAGACAACTCCAGGACATTCTGCTTCAACTATTTTCTTAACACCATCAATAAATGAGAATCCTCTCAGTGTTTGATTTGGGATTGCAACTTTTTCGGTCTGATTTCCTGTACTCTTTGTGGAATTCAGGAGCACAGAAGCATCACAACCCTGCCAATACCCAAAAAGAGAGAATAAATCACAAAAATGAAATATAGCAAATGAGTTACTGCATGTGAACAACAAAAATTACGCATCAATCCCGAGCATGTTATGTCTCGCGCTATTTAAGTCCGTCTCAATCCAATTACGTTAAATGTATATACTTACCCTGACAAAGCAATCATGAAAATGCATTCTGAGTAAGGCAGCTGCAAGAGATGGAGCGTTAGGAATGTGCTTCTGGACATAGTCTTGAATGATCTTCTCTGCTTTTGGGCAACTCTTGCTATAGAAGTTGAGTTGTAACTGGCCATGGCTAGACCCTAGGATTCCTACAAAAATCAATACTAGAAAACCCAAAGAGCTAATTCTAGCCATTATTTGCTGCTACTTGATTCTCAAACGTGATACTTAGAATCTTGTTTATGTTTTGTTGTGTTTCTGTAAACACATTTCCTCCAACAGCATTAGAGCCAATTTATAGGCAGTTCGCGTCTTAGCTCTAACTTACATATGTTTAATTTTCGATATATTTAtctttcttttgtcatttttagtttttttcttaTACATTACATAAGTGATTAATTATAGAGTCTGGCACTTATTGTACGTGTTCAATCAGATCATATGTCATAATCACGTTGACCGATCTTCCCTTTTTGTGTTCTTGTGTACTGGAATCGACTCCTTGTTGGATTTAACTTAAAGATAACTAAGAGAATAATGAAGCTAATGGCATATGTAGGAATTTACGCAAATGATGTTCAAAGCGGAAAATTGTACTGCAAAATTGTACTGCTTAGAAAATTGTACAAGTGAAGTTCGAGTGCTTTTAGGATAGGGATAAggttatgtatattttaccctCCCCATACTTCACTTGTGAGAAAAttattgtcacaccccttttctacccctcaaaataataataatatgtgtatgggccaaagagtttttccaattaaagtgacaaaatttgaatagggattattttattgttcagagtcgccacttagaattgattttttcggtgttccaagtcaccatttatttggatccctagtcaaaggaaagtttgactctattttaatcggtctgcgaaaacaaagttcgggtaaggaattctgttgaccggagagaaggtataaggcattccccgagtcccgtgattctagcacggtcgccttattgacttaaacttggcttgaattaattttggacaaactgtgatttatattattttcatgttttacctatcctcttttatctcttgattattagaaaaaattaaagaatatttttgaataataagatgtcataaccacactacgcaagcgaatgcgtgatcgacgaaatttattatttagtcataacggcgctacgcaagcgaatccgcagtcaTGACAGACGATTGTTAGCACattatttacttttgaaaaattGCTGCAATTGTGTTGGAGGAAACATTAACCCTCTTTTTTtcagaaaatttattaaatgtcaCTACCACGttacgcaagcgaatccgtgattatgacaaaagatttataaattaattaaaactattgaatatgacatgaaattggtgaattaacttattaaaagttaagcgTCACGCTACACAAGTGAGTCCGTGAAGTTAAAGCGCACCTACTATTTGCCTaacgtttaaattaattaaaggaaaactagttaattaaaatagtagaaaaatctgatattattattattttttcgagctttatagttgggaaaaattatgcaaataaatgttggaccaactttatctattttaaaagaaatgagccaacttcttgttaaaaaaaaaatgggCCAGCTTGTATGAAGCTTTTGGGCTGctggaatttattattaaaatgggccaagaaataaatttcaattggcccaatgctatagaaaacctcttatcaactaaagtctcattccagcactttcatatactgccaatgataatgaaacacgcaataagccataaccatttcccagatcaaccattcaagAAATTCATGACCACTGTCGAGACAACGATTCGTTGGTTCTATACtcctggcaagaactatcacctcattttgagaaaaatcatggtcttagctccttaatttacttcatatactcagattgcactaatctcaaattcaatgatctcgtctcacccagtacgaactgctcaggcaataagccaccctaGACATAATCAAAAGTCGCATATGATGCCTCAATATGCCAATAGGATACCAATTCGAATGCGGTACAAAAGGAAAGCAAACTCgggaaggaattaccaatcccacgcactactacggactttccttagaaaacaggaagcaaggcatacaaaatagcatatagaaaactatactcaaaatcatactgttgcggcgtgcaacccgatccagataacatacccatggcggcgtgccacccgatccacacatagatctcacataaggagatgcacatcgagccaaatttgctcattacaacaaaataccgagtatcggtcgtaagcatgctaagtgcataataatatctctgagggacatatagcattataagctacaaaactcaagcacaactgaggtgcgatgtacaatctgaatttcaagagccaagatgctcatataacgtcattcctacacagattctcaacacatagcaatttctcaagtcatctcacaactcatacggCGCAATGTATCACTACGCGAAATATCTGACaatgaaacatcaacctaactactcctccatgaggaccacgttactaaaatgcacacatctggcctgatatagagccattattcatattaaatctatccatcgacttcaagccgattctgatcacactgaactagtctgataacctttcAAAGATCCATAATAACTaccatttttctcataacacacaagaacaaccatcacaatcggggtaatcctccccagttcacaacccaatatgccaagtgccctccaggcaaGACCTTGGaatttaacgacaccatcacaaacttcatacttggtttacatctttaatcaatcaagtgatcacatgccacacttatataatctttccgtgggacacactcccacaacctaccacaacaatatctaGAGCGTACCTCCAAACCATCGATCACACTAACGCTGAAGAGCAATCAAGAGTCATTAACCGggacgcaaaaccctttttacaaaacaccgatcttaggtgacgctgaagacaatt
Above is a window of Nicotiana tabacum cultivar K326 chromosome 8, ASM71507v2, whole genome shotgun sequence DNA encoding:
- the LOC107797534 gene encoding peroxidase 3-like, which translates into the protein MARISSLGFLVLIFVGILGSSHGQLQLNFYSKSCPKAEKIIQDYVQKHIPNAPSLAAALLRMHFHDCFVRGCDASVLLNSTKSTGNQTEKVAIPNQTLRGFSFIDGVKKIVEAECPGVVSCADIVALVARDSVVVTGGPYWNVPTGRRDGRISNASEALADIPAPTSNFTRLQSSFAKKGLDLKDLVLLSGAHTIGVSHCPSFSSRLYNFTGTFGTQDPSLDSEYVANLKAKKCKSVNDNTTIVEMDPGSFRTFDLSYFKLLLKRRGLFQSDAALTTSSTTKAYINQLVQGSLKEFYAEFAQAMEKMGRIEAKTGSNGEIRKQCALVN